In Nostoc sp. GT001, a genomic segment contains:
- a CDS encoding IS701 family transposase, whose product MDVELQILKHLARDAHPTVATIDEYCAEYKDLFREVRNYECFKYLHLGIMSQIQRKSLPEIAKVVSINSAQSLHHFLANSDWSVNKLKQRRLNRLKKELDGQAITVVIDETGDRKKGKKTDYVARQYLGSVGKIDNGIVSVNAYGVYSNITFPLIVKVFKPKGTLKESDKYKTKIELASEIITELIESGFNIELVLADSLYGESSQFIRKIAEYNLAYVVSIRSNHGVWLPAGERVRANKWCKFERTFSNQKSEVRYIREIIYGKKRAITYWEITTDPETMPENSTSFVMTNLQGNLKKTLGDLYGLRTWVEYGFRQCKQELGWTDYRFTNFQHIERWWEIIFCVYTMISLNSPAFLGLNQSRQIETEAEENSDVDFSNHPQWNREYGWKNTLNNLRLIIQPLLLFWLIYPWLSIFPNSHLLLGFNHLIAAMNQFKPGYGSG is encoded by the coding sequence ATGGATGTAGAATTACAAATCTTGAAACATTTGGCAAGAGATGCTCACCCAACAGTTGCCACCATAGATGAATATTGTGCAGAGTATAAAGACCTGTTTAGAGAAGTAAGAAATTATGAGTGCTTCAAATATTTACATCTGGGAATAATGTCCCAAATTCAAAGAAAATCATTACCAGAGATAGCGAAAGTTGTAAGTATTAACTCAGCTCAGTCATTACATCATTTTCTAGCCAATTCAGATTGGTCAGTAAATAAGTTAAAACAACGAAGATTAAATAGATTGAAGAAAGAATTAGATGGTCAAGCAATTACAGTAGTCATAGATGAAACCGGAGATAGAAAAAAAGGTAAAAAGACTGATTATGTGGCTAGACAATATTTGGGAAGCGTGGGGAAGATAGATAATGGGATAGTTTCAGTTAATGCTTATGGAGTTTACTCTAATATAACTTTTCCATTAATTGTAAAAGTATTTAAACCAAAAGGAACACTAAAGGAGTCAGATAAATACAAAACGAAAATAGAGTTAGCATCAGAAATTATTACAGAGCTAATTGAATCAGGGTTTAATATTGAATTAGTACTGGCTGATAGCTTATATGGTGAAAGTAGTCAATTTATTAGAAAAATAGCTGAATATAATTTAGCTTATGTTGTATCAATTAGAAGTAATCATGGAGTTTGGTTGCCAGCAGGAGAAAGGGTTAGGGCGAATAAATGGTGTAAATTTGAGAGAACATTTAGCAATCAAAAATCAGAAGTTAGATACATTAGGGAAATAATTTATGGTAAAAAAAGAGCCATAACTTACTGGGAAATAACTACTGATCCAGAAACCATGCCAGAAAATTCTACTTCTTTTGTGATGACAAATCTTCAAGGTAATCTCAAGAAAACTTTAGGCGACTTATATGGATTAAGAACCTGGGTAGAATATGGTTTTCGGCAGTGTAAACAGGAACTAGGCTGGACAGATTACCGTTTCACCAATTTCCAACATATTGAGAGGTGGTGGGAGATTATTTTTTGTGTTTACACGATGATTAGTTTAAATTCTCCCGCCTTCTTAGGCTTAAATCAATCTCGTCAAATTGAGACTGAGGCAGAAGAAAATAGTGATGTTGATTTTTCTAATCATCCGCAATGGAACCGCGAATACGGATGGAAAAATACTTTAAATAATCTGCGTCTAATTATCCAACCACTCTTACTATTTTGGTTGATTTATCCCTGGTTAAGCATTTTCCCTAATTCACACTTATTGCTAGGATTCAATCATTTAATTGCTGCAATGAATCAATTTAAACCTGGTTATGGTTCTGGATAA
- a CDS encoding DUF1499 domain-containing protein — protein MVFAGKRPNNLGINNGKLAPCPNSPNCVSSQSTDASHQIAPLTFTSTPEEAITNLKQIIESLPRTKIITESKDYLYAEFKSALLGFVDDVEFYLDRNANVIHVRSASRLGQSDLGVNRKRIETIRANFK, from the coding sequence ATGGTTTTTGCTGGCAAACGACCAAATAATTTAGGGATTAACAACGGTAAATTAGCACCCTGCCCTAATTCCCCCAATTGCGTTTCTAGTCAGAGTACAGATGCATCTCACCAAATTGCACCACTGACTTTTACATCTACTCCAGAAGAAGCGATTACTAATCTTAAACAGATTATTGAGTCTTTACCAAGAACCAAAATCATTACCGAAAGTAAAGATTATTTATATGCAGAATTTAAAAGTGCTTTACTGGGATTTGTGGATGATGTAGAATTCTATCTAGACCGGAATGCCAATGTTATCCATGTGCGTTCAGCTTCACGTTTAGGTCAAAGCGATTTAGGTGTTAATCGTAAACGAATAGAGACGATTAGAGCCAATTTCAAGTAA
- a CDS encoding putative Ig domain-containing protein — translation MIKHSSNKNFTIHKISNSINIKPTLDLYPTRLVFIDPQVDDYQSLVMGVLPDTSVVVLDANQDGIEQISQVLESYQGVNSLHIVSHGAPGCIYLGKSQLNNETLNRYAAQLMGWANALSEDAQLLLYGCKVARNEAGVLFIRCLSELTGAVVAASDDLTGSAALGGDWELEVSTAPIVPRLAFGQEVITAYASILPVVLDDSFDSDGKITTDIGTNTTDMAYSIALQDDGKILVAGVSNNNFAVVRYNSNGSLDTSFGTAGKVTTNLGSTDIAYSIALQDDGKILVAGVSSSNFAVLRYNSDGTLDTSFGTAGKVINNLGSSDIAYSVALQDDGKILLAGVSNSNFAVLRYNSNGTLDTGFGTAGKVITNLGSTDIARSITLQDDGKILVVGVSNSNFAVVRYDSNGSLDTSFGTTGKVITDIGTNTTDTAYSVSVQADSKILLAGVSSSNFAVVRYNSNGSLDTSFGTAGKVVTNLGGTDIAYSVSVQANGKIIVGGSSSNNFALVRYNSNGTLDTNFNTTGIITTDIGTNTTDNAYALIQHDGTVIVAGVSANNFAVARYRVNQNPVLVNEIADKETPEDINFNFTISDSFQDQDPEDILTYIATLENGDSLPSWLSFNAATQTFSGTPLNENVGSLNIKVTATDTYLAQISDIFTLTVNNTNDAPQVASPITPQQATEDAFFNFTIPANTFIDVDAGDILTYTATLENDSPLPSWLSFNATNKTFSGTPLNENVGSLNIKVTATDIAQAQASNVFTLTIANTNDAPQVASPIAAQQATEDTVFNFTIPANTFIDVDAGDILTYTATLENDSPLPSWLSFNATNKTFSGTPLNENVGSLNIKVTATDIAQAQASNIFTLTVNNTNDAPQVASPITPQQATEDAFFNFTIPANTFIDVDAGDILTYTATLENDNPLPSWLSFNATNKTFSGTPLNENVGSLNIKVTATDIAQAQASNVFTLTVANTNDAPQVASPIANQQATEDTVFNFTIPANTFIDVDAGDILTYTATLENGNPLPSWLSFNATNKTFSGTPLNENVSANVGSLNIKVIATDIAQAQASNVFTLTVDNTNDAPQVANAIANQQATEDTVFNYTIPDNTFKDVDAGDTLTYTATLENGDSLPSWLSFNVATKTFSGTPLNANVGSLNIKVIATDTALAQANDVFVLTVNNTNDPPEVFQAIADKQATEDTVFNFTIPDNTFIDIDGDSLTYTATLENGDSLPSWLSFNAATKTFNGTPLNANVGSLNIKVTATDPALAQVSDVFVLTVNNTNDAPEVGNEIADPETTEDTVFNFTFSEDAFIDIDAGDHLTYTATLENGNALPSWLSFNANTKTFSGTPLNADVGSLNIKVTATDTSLAEVSDVFVLTVKNANDAPEVMNEIANQEATEDTVFNFTFSEDTFIDVDAGDSLTYTATLENGDFLPSWLSFNAATKTFNGTPLNADVSNFNIKVTARDIFGVEVSDDFALTVKNVNDAPELVEAIANRKVVINTQFNFTIPENSFIDIDAGDSLTYTATLENGDPLPSWLTFNSATRNFSGTPTMENLGNQNIKVTVKDLSGDEVSDVFVLTVAKFNSTPIVDRAIADQKATAKTTFNFTIPENTFSDVDIEDTLTYTATLDNGDPLPSWLSFNANKLTFSGTPTNDHVGSLNIKVTATDPALAEISDVFALTIAKANNPPIVDRAIADQKVTAETTFNFTIPENTFSDVDIEDTLTYTATLDNGDPLPSWLTFNPNKRAFSGVPTNNNLGSLNIKVIVKDSVGAEVSDVFALTVAQGITAETESISLLTRITGDIFTIKNQVNGEKAKLSVKIKSNTSEEVNELGVFVVDDAEGRINGVAPGAANYTELALQRATVLLSSLVKLPNGFNPTDLSSLLEFNSESNLRFYLIRSSTTQAVLSGQTPFSQVLFSSDTNVDDTGFSLNFQNLVVKIAATEQDPPLGTGLQGKYEPELIDLRDVKQLVKAEFVVHREAAFNNFVGFYQITDENGGIDTNGDGTADVLVGQAGYTQAAISNRVAGIDLSVANEGTASFTGNFQPGAIFVPFIIVNAGADAILDSNPNNDPAVYFSFLGANTDKADHIRLLGNNAFGFEDLANGGDRDYNDLIVRVNLSIA, via the coding sequence ATGATAAAGCATAGTAGCAATAAAAACTTTACTATACACAAAATATCTAACAGCATTAATATTAAACCAACTTTAGACTTGTATCCTACTCGTCTAGTTTTTATTGACCCACAAGTTGATGACTACCAAAGTCTGGTGATGGGTGTATTACCAGATACCTCAGTTGTAGTCTTAGATGCCAATCAAGATGGCATTGAGCAAATTAGTCAAGTGCTGGAGTCTTATCAGGGAGTCAATAGTCTGCACATTGTTTCCCACGGCGCACCTGGGTGCATCTATTTGGGCAAAAGTCAACTCAACAACGAAACGCTCAATCGTTACGCAGCCCAACTTATGGGTTGGGCAAATGCTTTGAGTGAAGATGCACAACTACTGCTGTATGGTTGCAAAGTCGCTCGAAACGAGGCAGGTGTATTATTTATACGCTGTCTGAGCGAATTGACAGGTGCAGTAGTAGCGGCCTCTGATGACTTGACAGGGAGTGCTGCATTAGGTGGTGATTGGGAACTGGAGGTTTCTACAGCGCCTATTGTTCCTCGTTTAGCGTTTGGGCAAGAAGTAATAACAGCCTACGCTTCAATTCTACCTGTAGTTCTTGATGACAGCTTTGATAGTGATGGCAAAATCACTACTGATATTGGTACTAATACCACTGACATGGCCTACAGCATTGCCCTGCAAGACGATGGCAAGATTCTGGTAGCGGGAGTGAGTAATAATAACTTTGCTGTGGTACGTTACAACAGCAATGGTAGTCTCGACACCAGCTTTGGTACTGCTGGCAAGGTCACTACTAACTTGGGCAGTACTGACATAGCCTACAGCATTGCCCTACAAGACGATGGCAAGATTCTGGTAGCCGGAGTGAGTAGTAGTAACTTTGCTGTTTTACGTTACAACAGCGATGGTACTCTCGACACCAGCTTTGGTACTGCTGGCAAGGTTATTAATAACTTGGGCAGTAGTGACATCGCCTACAGCGTTGCCCTGCAAGACGATGGCAAGATTCTGTTAGCGGGAGTGAGTAATAGTAACTTTGCTGTTTTACGTTACAACAGCAATGGTACTCTCGACACCGGCTTTGGTACTGCTGGCAAAGTCATTACTAACTTGGGCAGTACTGACATTGCTAGAAGCATTACCCTGCAAGACGATGGCAAAATTCTAGTGGTGGGAGTGAGTAATAGTAACTTTGCTGTGGTACGTTACGACAGCAATGGTAGTCTCGACACCAGCTTTGGTACTACTGGCAAGGTCATTACTGATATTGGTACTAATACCACGGACACCGCCTACAGCGTTAGCGTACAAGCTGACAGCAAGATTCTGCTGGCGGGAGTGAGTAGCAGTAACTTTGCTGTGGTACGTTACAACAGCAATGGTAGTCTCGACACCAGCTTTGGTACTGCTGGTAAGGTGGTTACTAACTTGGGCGGTACTGACATAGCCTACAGCGTTAGCGTGCAAGCTAATGGCAAAATTATTGTGGGGGGTTCGAGTAGCAATAACTTTGCTTTAGTACGTTACAACAGCAATGGTACTCTTGACACTAATTTCAATACTACTGGCATTATCACTACTGATATCGGCACAAATACTACTGATAATGCCTATGCTCTTATCCAACACGATGGTACGGTAATAGTCGCGGGAGTAAGCGCCAATAACTTTGCGGTGGCACGCTACAGGGTTAACCAAAATCCAGTGCTAGTGAACGAAATCGCAGATAAGGAGACTCCAGAAGACATAAACTTCAACTTCACAATCTCAGATAGCTTCCAAGATCAAGATCCTGAAGACATTCTCACCTACATTGCCACTCTCGAAAACGGTGACTCTCTACCCAGTTGGTTAAGCTTTAATGCTGCTACTCAAACATTCAGTGGTACTCCCTTAAATGAGAATGTGGGTAGCTTGAACATTAAAGTTACTGCTACGGATACTTATCTTGCTCAAATCAGTGATATATTTACACTCACTGTTAATAACACCAATGATGCGCCACAAGTAGCTTCGCCCATCACTCCTCAACAAGCAACAGAAGACGCATTTTTCAATTTCACAATCCCCGCAAACACCTTCATTGATGTCGATGCTGGAGACATTCTCACTTACACTGCCACTCTTGAAAACGACAGCCCTCTGCCGAGTTGGTTAAGTTTCAATGCTACTAACAAAACCTTCAGTGGTACTCCTTTAAATGAAAACGTCGGTAGCCTGAATATCAAAGTTACCGCCACGGATATTGCTCAAGCTCAAGCGAGTAATGTATTCACACTGACAATTGCGAACACCAATGATGCGCCACAAGTAGCTTCGCCCATCGCTGCTCAACAAGCAACAGAAGACACAGTTTTCAATTTCACAATCCCCGCAAACACCTTCATTGATGTCGATGCTGGAGACATTCTCACTTACACTGCCACTCTTGAAAACGACAGCCCTCTGCCGAGTTGGTTAAGTTTCAATGCTACTAACAAAACCTTCAGTGGTACTCCTTTAAATGAAAACGTTGGTAGCCTGAATATCAAAGTTACCGCCACGGATATTGCTCAAGCTCAAGCGAGTAATATATTTACACTCACTGTTAATAACACCAATGATGCGCCACAAGTAGCTTCGCCCATCACTCCTCAACAAGCAACAGAAGACGCATTTTTCAATTTCACAATCCCCGCAAACACCTTCATTGATGTCGATGCTGGAGACATTCTCACCTACACTGCCACTCTTGAAAACGACAACCCTCTGCCGAGTTGGTTAAGTTTCAATGCTACTAACAAAACCTTCAGTGGTACTCCCTTAAATGAAAACGTCGGTAGCTTGAATATCAAAGTTACCGCCACGGATATTGCTCAAGCTCAAGCGAGTAATGTATTCACACTGACAGTTGCGAACACCAATGATGCGCCACAAGTAGCTTCGCCCATCGCTAACCAACAAGCAACAGAAGACACAGTTTTCAATTTCACAATCCCCGCAAACACCTTCATTGATGTCGATGCTGGAGACATTCTCACCTACACTGCCACTCTTGAAAACGGCAACCCTCTGCCGAGTTGGTTAAGTTTCAATGCTACTAACAAAACCTTCAGTGGTACTCCCTTAAATGAAAACGTCAGTGCAAACGTCGGTAGTCTGAACATCAAAGTTATCGCTACGGATATTGCTCAAGCTCAAGCAAGTAATGTCTTTACACTCACTGTTGATAACACCAATGATGCGCCACAGGTGGCAAATGCGATCGCTAATCAACAAGCAACAGAAGACACGGTTTTCAACTACACTATCCCAGACAACACATTTAAGGATGTCGATGCTGGCGACACTCTCACCTACACTGCTACTCTCGAAAACGGTGACTCTCTACCGAGTTGGTTAAGCTTCAATGTTGCAACCAAAACCTTCAGTGGCACTCCTTTAAATGCAAACGTGGGTAGCCTCAACATTAAAGTTATCGCCACAGATACTGCTCTTGCTCAAGCGAATGATGTTTTTGTACTCACTGTTAACAACACCAACGATCCGCCAGAGGTATTTCAGGCGATCGCAGATAAACAAGCAACAGAAGACACAGTTTTCAACTTCACTATCCCTGACAACACATTCATTGATATCGATGGCGATAGTCTCACCTACACTGCTACTCTCGAAAACGGTGACTCTCTACCCAGTTGGTTAAGCTTCAATGCTGCGACCAAAACCTTTAATGGTACTCCTTTAAATGCAAACGTGGGTAGCCTGAACATTAAAGTTACTGCTACAGATCCAGCTCTTGCTCAAGTCAGTGATGTTTTTGTACTTACCGTTAACAACACCAACGATGCGCCAGAGGTGGGGAATGAAATTGCAGATCCAGAAACAACAGAAGACACGGTTTTCAATTTCACTTTCTCAGAAGACGCCTTCATTGATATCGATGCTGGCGATCATCTCACCTACACTGCAACCTTGGAAAACGGCAACGCTCTACCGAGTTGGTTGAGCTTTAATGCTAATACTAAAACCTTCAGTGGCACTCCCTTAAATGCAGATGTGGGTAGTCTGAATATTAAAGTTACTGCCACAGATACTTCTCTTGCTGAAGTCAGTGATGTGTTTGTACTCACTGTTAAAAACGCCAATGATGCACCAGAGGTGATGAATGAAATTGCAAACCAAGAAGCAACAGAAGACACGGTTTTCAATTTCACTTTCTCAGAAGACACTTTTATTGATGTCGATGCTGGCGATAGCCTCACTTACACTGCCACTCTCGAAAACGGGGATTTTCTACCCAGTTGGTTAAGCTTCAATGCTGCTACCAAAACCTTTAATGGCACTCCCTTAAATGCTGATGTGAGTAACTTCAACATTAAAGTTACTGCTAGGGATATTTTTGGGGTTGAAGTCAGCGATGATTTTGCACTCACTGTTAAGAACGTTAACGATGCACCAGAGTTAGTTGAAGCGATCGCTAATCGAAAGGTAGTCATAAATACGCAGTTTAATTTCACTATCCCAGAAAATTCTTTCATTGATATCGATGCTGGCGATAGCCTCACCTACACTGCTACTCTCGAAAACGGCGATCCACTGCCCAGTTGGCTAACTTTTAATTCTGCTACCCGGAATTTTAGTGGTACTCCGACGATGGAGAATTTGGGTAATCAGAATATCAAAGTCACAGTCAAGGATCTTTCTGGGGATGAAGTCAGTGATGTGTTTGTATTGACAGTTGCTAAGTTCAATAGCACACCAATTGTAGATCGGGCGATCGCTGACCAAAAAGCCACAGCAAAAACTACCTTCAACTTCACCATTCCTGAAAACACTTTTAGCGATGTAGATATTGAAGATACCCTAACTTACACTGCTACCTTAGACAATGGCGATCCATTACCTAGTTGGTTAAGCTTCAATGCTAATAAGCTTACCTTTAGCGGCACTCCTACGAATGATCATGTGGGTAGCTTGAACATTAAAGTCACTGCCACAGATCCGGCTCTTGCTGAAATTAGTGATGTATTTGCACTCACAATTGCAAAAGCCAACAATCCACCAATTGTAGATCGAGCGATCGCTGACCAAAAAGTTACGGCAGAAACTACCTTTAACTTCACCATCCCTGAAAACACCTTTAGCGATGTAGATATTGAAGATACCCTAACTTACACTGCTACCTTAGACAACGGCGACCCACTACCCAGTTGGTTAACCTTCAATCCTAATAAGCGTGCTTTCAGCGGCGTTCCGACGAATAATAACTTGGGTAGCTTGAACATCAAAGTTATCGTCAAAGATTCGGTTGGGGCTGAAGTCAGTGATGTATTTGCACTCACCGTTGCTCAAGGGATTACTGCTGAGACTGAATCAATCAGCCTACTCACAAGAATTACAGGTGATATCTTTACGATCAAAAATCAAGTTAACGGTGAAAAAGCCAAACTCTCGGTCAAGATTAAAAGCAACACCTCTGAAGAAGTCAATGAACTGGGTGTATTTGTCGTTGACGATGCAGAAGGTAGGATTAACGGTGTAGCCCCTGGTGCTGCAAATTACACCGAACTAGCTCTCCAACGGGCAACAGTGCTTCTTTCATCTCTTGTCAAACTACCCAATGGTTTTAATCCCACTGACCTCAGCAGCCTACTGGAATTCAACTCTGAGAGCAATCTAAGATTTTATTTAATCCGTAGCAGCACCACTCAGGCGGTGCTATCTGGACAAACCCCATTTTCTCAGGTGCTTTTTTCCTCGGATACGAATGTGGACGATACAGGATTTTCTCTCAACTTCCAGAATTTGGTTGTCAAGATTGCAGCAACAGAGCAAGATCCACCTCTAGGTACTGGTCTTCAAGGAAAATATGAACCCGAACTAATTGATTTACGGGATGTGAAACAATTGGTAAAAGCCGAATTTGTGGTTCATAGAGAAGCAGCTTTTAACAACTTTGTCGGCTTTTATCAGATAACTGATGAGAATGGTGGCATCGATACCAATGGCGATGGTACAGCAGATGTGCTGGTTGGACAGGCGGGTTATACTCAAGCTGCGATTAGTAACCGTGTCGCTGGTATTGATTTGAGTGTGGCTAACGAAGGTACAGCAAGTTTTACAGGTAATTTCCAACCTGGTGCTATTTTCGTCCCATTTATCATTGTTAATGCCGGGGCTGATGCAATTCTTGATAGCAATCCCAATAACGATCCGGCAGTTTACTTTTCCTTCTTGGGCGCTAACACTGACAAAGCAGATCATATTCGCCTGTTAGGGAATAACGCTTTTGGCTTTGAGGATTTGGCAAATGGCGGCGATCGAGATTACAACGATTTGATTGTCCGGGTTAATTTGAGTATCGCCTAG
- a CDS encoding DUF1345 domain-containing protein codes for MKLNLFKNFDSRPRLIIAIGLAVLVLVILPHSLHLPTRILCAWNFGIDFFLAITWWKMTKANPQKIRRYAESEYEGHLAIFMLVIAAACASVLAIGFLLTDKKGLSTILLTLHVILSIMTIVGSWLLVHTMFAVQYAHSYYKHINRNHSEEIIGGLDFPHNDYPDYWEFLYYSFVVGMTSQVSDVQTTSPDMRRLTLLHGILSFFFNTTILAMSINIIASLI; via the coding sequence GTGAAACTTAATTTATTTAAAAACTTTGACTCTCGACCCCGATTAATCATTGCTATCGGACTCGCTGTATTAGTTTTAGTAATCCTGCCGCATTCTCTACACTTACCTACTCGCATTCTCTGCGCTTGGAACTTCGGTATTGACTTTTTCTTAGCGATAACTTGGTGGAAAATGACCAAGGCTAACCCACAAAAAATTCGCCGTTATGCTGAGAGTGAATATGAAGGACATTTAGCTATATTTATGCTGGTGATTGCTGCGGCTTGTGCCAGTGTTTTAGCTATTGGGTTTTTACTAACTGATAAAAAAGGGTTGTCAACAATTCTGCTTACCCTACATGTCATACTTTCAATCATGACCATTGTCGGTTCCTGGTTACTAGTGCATACGATGTTTGCAGTGCAATATGCACACAGCTATTACAAACATATTAATCGTAATCATAGTGAAGAAATCATCGGAGGTTTAGATTTTCCTCATAATGACTATCCAGACTACTGGGAATTTTTATATTATTCATTTGTAGTCGGCATGACTAGTCAAGTTTCAGATGTGCAGACAACATCACCCGATATGAGACGCTTGACTCTGTTACATGGCATCTTATCTTTCTTTTTCAATACTACCATTTTAGCTATGAGTATTAATATCATTGCATCGCTGATTTAA